One segment of Saprospiraceae bacterium DNA contains the following:
- a CDS encoding T9SS type A sorting domain-containing protein, whose protein sequence is MNQNLGKGKVVAKNVEMMSDTLARGEIAAVKHANGKDWWLVTPRRNSNQFYVFKFTSQGIVDTFQQTLGILPDPQGEGLGQMAFSPDGSKLYRTYRYNPVMVYSFDREAGVFTQFDTIPFDYGNQLVGEIGCAVSSDSRFLYLGCRKFLYQLDTWASDISASQTTVAEWDGFTTPFPTLFYQLQLAPDCKIYGLAGGDTRYYHVVHDPDEPGLACNVEQRGVKFQTPTGASMPSFPNYRLGPLDNPGVPCTATVSVNNPLPATEKNTVQVWPNPATDEFTLSYSLPQARGESRLILTDPYGRVVHETRLQGAAGRVAVRTEGWAAGVYFFSIASNEVGLSSGKIIVQR, encoded by the coding sequence ATGAACCAGAATCTTGGTAAAGGGAAGGTGGTAGCCAAGAACGTGGAAATGATGTCCGATACCTTGGCACGAGGCGAAATAGCCGCCGTCAAACACGCCAACGGCAAGGACTGGTGGCTCGTCACGCCCCGGCGGAACAGCAACCAGTTTTACGTCTTCAAGTTTACAAGCCAAGGTATAGTGGATACTTTCCAACAGACCCTCGGCATCCTCCCGGACCCGCAGGGAGAAGGGCTTGGCCAAATGGCATTTTCGCCGGATGGCAGCAAACTGTACCGTACCTATCGCTACAATCCTGTCATGGTCTATTCCTTCGACCGAGAGGCGGGTGTATTTACGCAGTTTGACACCATCCCTTTTGATTATGGCAACCAGTTGGTCGGAGAAATTGGCTGCGCGGTCTCATCCGATAGCCGTTTCTTATACTTAGGATGTCGAAAGTTCTTATATCAATTGGATACATGGGCCAGTGATATCAGCGCGTCACAGACCACGGTGGCTGAATGGGATGGTTTTACTACTCCATTTCCAACTTTGTTTTATCAGTTACAATTGGCCCCTGATTGTAAAATATATGGTCTTGCTGGTGGTGACACCCGTTATTACCACGTCGTCCACGACCCCGACGAGCCGGGTCTGGCCTGCAACGTGGAGCAGCGCGGAGTAAAGTTTCAAACCCCAACTGGTGCTTCCATGCCTTCTTTCCCAAATTACCGGCTTGGACCGCTCGACAACCCCGGCGTGCCTTGCACGGCCACGGTGAGCGTGAACAACCCGCTGCCCGCCACCGAAAAAAACACGGTGCAGGTGTGGCCCAACCCGGCCACCGATGAGTTCACCCTCTCGTACAGCCTGCCGCAAGCAAGGGGCGAGAGCCGGCTCATCCTCACCGACCCGTACGGGCGCGTCGTCCACGAGACGCGCTTGCAGGGCGCGGCAGGGCGCGTGGCGGTGCGGACGGAGGGCTGGGCGGCGGGTGTGTATTTTTTCAGCATCGCAAGCAATGAAGTAGGCCTATCTTCGGGAAAAATAATCGTGCAACGCTAA
- a CDS encoding T9SS type A sorting domain-containing protein — protein sequence MNTFFSPYGSACLSQAQSNGLAGYANVQVGIRQLGDMSEEARPSAAASLLSQNNGLTGSAAYQANEKAVNEIFLQTVAIGNYDFTAAQIASLEAIAELCPLSDGEAVLRARAMLNLLERNPNNYDDFVNCYGGERSDNTRRKTTPPGQSLKLFPNPVQDVFTVEYNGLSDSGQRLALFNVFGQAVMAINLPESHGRVLVTTSNLPAGVYWYAVPGENNFSGKLIISR from the coding sequence GTGAACACTTTTTTTTCGCCCTACGGCTCTGCCTGCCTATCCCAAGCACAATCCAACGGCCTCGCGGGCTATGCCAATGTCCAAGTGGGCATTCGACAATTGGGGGATATGAGCGAGGAAGCCCGCCCTTCAGCCGCAGCGAGTCTTTTGTCGCAAAACAACGGCCTGACGGGGAGCGCCGCCTATCAAGCCAACGAAAAAGCCGTCAACGAGATATTTTTGCAAACAGTCGCCATTGGCAACTATGACTTCACCGCAGCCCAAATCGCGTCGCTGGAGGCAATCGCCGAACTTTGCCCCCTCTCCGACGGCGAAGCGGTGCTGCGGGCGAGGGCGATGCTGAATTTGTTAGAAAGGAACCCCAACAATTACGACGATTTCGTCAATTGCTACGGCGGGGAACGCTCTGACAACACCCGGAGAAAAACAACGCCCCCGGGCCAATCGCTGAAACTGTTTCCCAATCCCGTCCAAGATGTATTCACGGTCGAATACAACGGGTTGAGCGACTCGGGGCAGCGGTTGGCGCTGTTCAACGTCTTTGGGCAAGCCGTGATGGCAATCAATTTGCCCGAGAGCCACGGTCGCGTCTTGGTAACGACAAGCAACTTGCCGGCAGGTGTTTA
- a CDS encoding zinc-dependent metalloprotease — translation MDDTYIDYFGGNIHAAKAASSPNVFDAINELNDLFNNYFLYFNVVFFPINYVAPSYKGNVSNWAKDINSDFRKQFPCINKDLIVVLSRALGANGHGNNGVAICSRPIPTSPPYIIAHEIGHVIGLKHATSSCYSCSPATFMCPNGGNLFQFNPCDYLTLADSKNGVFSQGLGCTLCRCALWADFVSGVPEDFICPPPDNVEFILDLDNPNPVRNCQAFSDEVTVTVTMRNNSQADHRNIRAFINNFSGFSEFVIDPDLDFNCIKNLDTGVELRIVNPFTNDCEDNETLHFFEANETKEFRFKIRYLGGVNASTQLFQFRVYTGNSVGTPVSSVTQNVYPFIEVSDKNQWSLTNPMIFLSDIELDGEETFGSTYDFGTNEKLLFASGVGLTVSNHRTDMTNVDVRGCDNMWKGITVEYSSELICDMTTIEDAQSAILAKRGSKLIVQYSNLLNNNFAIRTDPAGTGNFNLTLNGNRYGTTTGLKTAYGGQSPAPTGKGFTGIYLENAGNVSLGTSFEQANEFFNLHYGIISNNTDLTVRNASFQDIEKTAQASGYGAFANAPFTGKAIQAAGGSLDVRGNVISAGHPVLFNNCHTGIQTTNTGVQLWECVMLGVANGIIANGGISKPYYIAWNNITASDRGISTFYQSGLSGQSNIEYNTVRMMGSAKGIGIGVGGQEMFPQYEGFLLGNTVTMDDGGAGIHVGVANRLRATRNYVHLNGAAVPYGIRMEGGDRNTLNCNIVTNPGSGDNSGIYAIHPARASILCNTADGTARGLHFEGMLAGKAKADVAGNTMKNNAAAGLLLGTDAVLGPQAHRGNKFEEVGAMAGAGADDHSLFTVDANENPDFLPNVWLPQLWFSDVADPALSYQCLPPTACPLPTIASDYALDIKIVKGELGGTTYQAANQWLAQRRFYELVLEEGNPYPGNSDVSSFLSQAQTNGIAGYANVQVGIRSLGAMTELHRAATAANLLALNGILADSAVYQANEKSVNQIFLQTLALGNTDFSESQITVLQGIAESCPLSDGEAVLRARAMLEVLQNSAVFYDDVSICGIGERTDNNKMIVKSALSVYPNPANDLLNIEYSNAENADMQFVIFNAQGQIVREVALRGGVGTVRVSLQGIPSGVYWYVAPGAGAGKFLIQH, via the coding sequence ATGGACGATACCTACATAGATTACTTCGGCGGGAATATCCATGCCGCTAAAGCGGCCTCATCGCCAAACGTGTTTGATGCGATTAATGAACTCAATGACTTATTCAACAATTATTTTTTGTATTTCAACGTGGTTTTTTTCCCGATAAACTATGTGGCCCCCAGCTATAAAGGGAATGTCTCAAATTGGGCTAAGGACATCAACAGTGACTTCAGGAAACAATTTCCCTGCATCAATAAAGATTTGATAGTTGTACTTTCAAGGGCTTTGGGAGCAAACGGACATGGCAACAATGGCGTAGCGATTTGTTCTAGACCTATACCAACTTCGCCTCCATACATCATCGCGCATGAGATAGGTCATGTAATTGGCTTAAAACACGCGACATCTTCTTGTTACAGTTGTTCGCCCGCAACATTTATGTGCCCAAACGGTGGCAATCTTTTCCAATTCAACCCTTGCGATTACCTGACACTAGCAGATTCTAAAAATGGTGTATTCTCACAAGGCCTAGGGTGCACTTTGTGCAGATGCGCTCTGTGGGCAGACTTTGTTTCGGGAGTGCCAGAAGACTTCATTTGCCCGCCACCAGACAATGTTGAGTTCATTTTGGACTTGGACAACCCCAATCCCGTCAGAAATTGTCAAGCATTTAGTGATGAGGTAACGGTCACTGTGACGATGAGGAATAACAGTCAAGCAGATCATCGAAACATCAGGGCATTTATCAATAATTTCAGCGGTTTTTCGGAATTTGTCATAGACCCAGACTTGGATTTCAACTGCATCAAAAATTTAGACACAGGGGTTGAGCTCCGCATCGTAAATCCCTTTACCAATGATTGTGAAGACAACGAGACGTTGCACTTCTTCGAGGCAAACGAGACAAAAGAGTTTCGATTCAAAATCAGATATCTGGGAGGTGTCAATGCTTCCACTCAACTTTTTCAGTTTCGTGTTTACACGGGGAACAGCGTTGGCACCCCTGTAAGCAGCGTCACCCAAAACGTATATCCATTTATAGAAGTAAGCGACAAAAACCAATGGTCACTGACCAATCCCATGATTTTTTTGTCCGACATAGAGCTGGACGGCGAAGAAACATTTGGGAGTACCTATGATTTCGGCACCAATGAAAAGCTGCTTTTTGCCTCCGGTGTGGGTTTAACCGTTTCCAATCACAGGACAGATATGACAAATGTGGATGTCAGGGGTTGTGACAATATGTGGAAGGGCATCACCGTCGAATACAGTTCCGAACTCATATGCGACATGACCACCATCGAAGATGCCCAATCCGCCATCCTCGCCAAAAGAGGCTCCAAACTCATAGTTCAGTACAGCAACCTGCTCAACAACAACTTCGCCATCCGCACCGACCCCGCCGGCACGGGCAATTTCAACCTTACCCTCAATGGCAACCGATACGGCACCACCACCGGCCTAAAAACAGCCTACGGCGGCCAAAGCCCCGCCCCCACCGGCAAAGGCTTCACGGGCATCTACCTCGAAAACGCCGGCAACGTCTCGCTCGGCACTTCCTTTGAGCAAGCCAACGAGTTTTTCAACCTGCACTATGGCATCATCTCCAACAACACCGACCTGACCGTGCGCAACGCCTCTTTCCAAGACATCGAAAAAACCGCGCAGGCCAGCGGCTACGGCGCCTTTGCCAACGCTCCCTTCACGGGCAAAGCCATCCAAGCCGCCGGCGGCTCGCTGGATGTGCGCGGAAACGTTATTTCCGCGGGGCACCCGGTACTTTTCAACAATTGCCACACCGGTATCCAGACCACCAACACGGGGGTGCAGCTCTGGGAATGTGTCATGCTCGGGGTCGCCAACGGCATCATCGCCAACGGCGGCATTTCCAAGCCTTACTATATCGCCTGGAACAACATCACCGCTTCCGACAGGGGCATCTCCACGTTCTACCAGTCGGGGCTTTCGGGACAGTCGAACATAGAGTACAACACCGTGCGCATGATGGGCAGCGCCAAAGGCATCGGCATCGGGGTGGGCGGCCAAGAGATGTTCCCGCAGTATGAGGGCTTCCTGCTTGGCAACACCGTCACGATGGACGACGGCGGGGCGGGCATCCACGTCGGCGTGGCCAACCGCCTCCGAGCCACCCGCAACTACGTGCACCTCAACGGGGCCGCCGTCCCCTACGGCATCCGCATGGAAGGCGGCGACCGCAACACCCTCAACTGCAACATCGTCACCAACCCCGGCAGCGGCGACAACTCAGGCATCTACGCCATCCACCCCGCCCGCGCCAGCATCCTGTGCAACACTGCCGACGGCACCGCGCGCGGGCTGCATTTCGAGGGCATGCTGGCTGGAAAGGCGAAGGCCGACGTGGCCGGCAACACCATGAAAAACAACGCCGCCGCCGGGCTGCTGCTCGGCACGGATGCGGTGCTGGGGCCGCAGGCACACCGGGGGAATAAGTTTGAAGAGGTAGGGGCTATGGCAGGTGCTGGGGCAGACGACCATTCATTGTTTACCGTGGATGCCAATGAAAATCCTGATTTTTTACCGAATGTATGGTTGCCGCAGTTGTGGTTTTCAGATGTTGCCGACCCCGCCCTATCATATCAATGCCTGCCTCCGACAGCTTGCCCCCTGCCCACCATCGCGTCCGATTATGCTCTGGACATCAAAATTGTGAAGGGGGAACTTGGCGGCACGACCTATCAGGCTGCCAACCAATGGCTGGCACAGCGCAGGTTTTATGAACTGGTGTTGGAGGAGGGCAATCCCTATCCCGGTAATTCGGACGTTTCCAGCTTCCTTTCACAGGCCCAGACCAACGGTATCGCGGGCTATGCCAATGTGCAGGTCGGCATTCGCTCGCTGGGCGCGATGACGGAACTCCACCGTGCGGCGACCGCTGCGAACCTCTTGGCACTCAACGGCATTTTGGCTGATAGTGCCGTCTATCAGGCCAACGAAAAATCGGTCAACCAGATATTCTTGCAGACCCTGGCCCTTGGCAATACGGACTTTTCCGAATCACAAATCACGGTATTGCAAGGCATTGCAGAGAGCTGCCCCCTCTCCGACGGCGAAGCGGTGCTGCGGGCGCGGGCCATGCTTGAGGTGCTGCAAAATTCCGCTGTTTTCTACGATGACGTTTCAATTTGTGGGATCGGGGAGAGGACTGACAACAACAAGATGATAGTAAAAAGTGCATTGAGCGTGTATCCGAACCCGGCTAATGACCTCTTGAACATTGAATACTCGAACGCTGAAAATGCTGACATGCAATTCGTGATATTCAATGCTCAGGGCCAAATCGTGCGGGAAGTGGCACTGAGAGGAGGAGTTGGGACGGTACGGGTGTCTTTGCAGGGCATCCCCAGTGGTGTTTACTGGTATGTGGCACCCGGAGCAGGTGCCGGCAAATTCCTGATTCAACATTGA